The genomic DNA TAATTCCTATTACttagtataattatatatttctcTGGAAGAAAAAGAATGCTGCAATAGTGGCAATATAACTCCaagtacaaacaaataaatgaaaaaacacagaaaagggGGGTCTGGCTAATATCTTAATTTTCTTTCGGGTTGTGTGTTGTATTAGAGGAAGACGACAAAATCTTTGTGTCTGCTGGACAGTCATCACAGTTCTCCCAAGTGTTTGAGGTATGTCaattaatagttttaaaaagaGATACAAGTTAACAACCAAAGGtataatatataagaatattttattgctacagtatattatatatggaagaaagaaagtgaaaagATGGATAGAAATCTGTGTTGCGGCTGTGATCCAAATTAGTAAATAGATATGACAGGGAAATGTTCGTTATAAGATAAAGAGCAGCCAGGATGGTGGATGAAGTTCCTTTTTATTATCTATCTTCTCCATGCCACCATCCCTTACCCTAGaacatataaaaagaaatacgctTACGAAGTTTCAGAGGACAGTCATGTAAATATTCTGtagaatataaataattaattcaaatttcctcatatttctaatacatttattatattattacttatatatttaaatatattaatattgatACCGAGACCATTAAGTGCAATAAAGATAACTGTAATGATTTATTGAAATACTGCTTCATGATTGGTTGATTGAATAATCACATAAATGAACaagtataaatgtgtttatacaattaaaatgtttataaagctGAACAAGTACTATTAACTAGTGCTGAGTTTTATCTAATGAGAATTATCTAATAAGTTTACCACATGCATTAAACCTTTAACTCTGtaataacaaatgtaaaaactgtattttttaatataaagctATCCCAATAATTATGTGACATAAGCATATCACTTAATTATGCAAACTTTATTAAATGGTTTATTAACCCAATGAGCAGCAAAAAAAGCGGACATCATTAAGAGAGGTGTCGTCTCCTGAACCTTGTGGAATCTCGACTTTTGTTTGGATTCCACAAATTGCTGTCTTAACACACTGAGGACTCCATTCACCCCATTCTCCCCAGTACATGCCATCACCGGTGCGTATTTCTCCTGAGCTGCAAGAAAACCtgtagttgttgtttttaaagaacaaacTCAGCATTATTCATTTAAGCCacgtttatatacagtaagacactgaattttaactatttatttttaaatcagctTGATAAACCACAGTCccagtttagaaaaaaaattatctaataatctaaactaataattatattataaccCTGATTTTAAGGTAGTTAGCAGATATTGGTCACCGTATGTTGTTGGCAGCGGTATCATCACCACGTCCTTGAGGTCCTTCTACACGTAGCTGAAATGCATTTAACACGCCGCTGCTGCACCAAATGTTCTGTGTCCAAGTCCCCCAGCTTTAAGGCAaaatcaacaataaaaatattacatccTATAGAGCAGCCGAAAATTTGGGAATAGACATGTTTAGAtcattaaagtttaattaaatatcgTAGGTCGTATCTATAATTGAGTTGGCATCGTTTCAGGGACAAATCAGCtgtttttgtcatcaacaaAATACATCTTCAGTGTCTATGCTTTTTGGTAGCTATTTATCTATCACAACTTTCAAATCTTCTAGTGCTTGTTAAAGGTTAAACTCCCAACGTTAAACCCATGGGTAAGTTGGGCTCCTTATGATGTCCTCGAAGCTGTGTTGAATACCTGATCTGAAGCAGGAGGCAACCAGATTGCAATTACCATGATCACCTTTTTAAAAGACAGAATGTATTTTTTACCCTTGCTATTAATGTTAACATTGATATACCTACTATCTAGCCTACTTTTCATAttatgattgattgattaattgttcTACAGTTTGTGCTGTCATTGCATCATATTCTTTTACACCATATTGTTTCAGGTTGCTCCAGGACAGTTAGAATTTTTTCCGGGCTATATTTTTGACAGCAGTGATAGATGGAAAGTTAACACTCAAAGGGCTGCCTCTTAAGATGACCTCTAAAATACAGTGTATGTCGTTtaggcatccaaaatattttttactgagCAATGAATTTTGGGTGTAATTTAAGTTTCATGCGAAACTTTACCTTCCTACATCAGACTGGACTGTAGAATAGGACTGAGTACCATATGCTGGCATACTGCAGCGAAGGGCAATTCCATTTAGAGCTGTGTCATCCCCATCTCCTATTGCTCGTTCAACCtggaatatgtatatatatacacacacacacacacacacacacacacacacactgtatactgCACAGCCAAAAAAGGGGGGGTATGCTCTAGTATTTTATTGGAACATCTTTTGACTTGATTACGGCCGTATAATTTGTTTGATAAACTTAGGCAATGTCACATTTATTTCCACCCAGATGAACAAAGTCTTtgttattaattaaagaaaatgtactTACTTTGAGACTAAAGCCTGTAGCATAGGTTCCAAAGGGACACATCTCTTGATGTCCCCATGAGCCCCAACGCCCTCCATTACTAACTTCAATCCTGCTCCTATATGGTCTCTCAAGGTGTCCATTACTAACACTTATGAACTggccaaagaaaaaaacaagcagaggAAAAACAATTCTGAAAACAAAATCCATGCTTTTTGATTTCACcagacacaaaataatttgATTATTAGATTGAGCTAGTCTTCCTAAATaagtaaatgattttttttgcaaactgaAGACACTGAAGAACACTGAGGCTGTTTATATCACTGCTGCCAAGACAAAAAGCTATTGGCTGCCTAAATCTCCTCCTCCTTCAGttaaaaaaggaacattacATAAGGCACtttcaatatttattatgtaaaaatgacCTTTTAACTTTTGAATTTTTAGACTTTCAAAACAGGACATAGATCCAGATGATAATGATGTTTACATTGAAGCACAAGTATTACAATATATGCTCTTTCCtcagtaaaataattatattttgagAAAAACATTTGGAAAACAATAACATGAATTGTATTGTTGCCAGTTGGTTGTACATCTTTTTGGcctaaatgtttattatttgtgaaagatttaataatcttttttttttgtcctaaatTTAACCATTTGTTTACATATTGGGGTGTTAGATTGTAAACCAGGGCCACTATTTACTAAGCATTTCAGAGTAGGAAATTATCCCTAAGTGGGTGATGCAATTTTGGTCCTGCTTTTAGTCGGAGTAAGAGCTATTTCTCACTATTCTTCATCATCAAGTGGGAGAGCAACTGGTCATTTAACAAAATTTTTGTATGCTGTCTCCACAGATGGTTTCTACAGTAGATGGACAAGCGGTATGTTACTTTTACCGTTGCTTCTCACGGCAACTGCATTtaggtttgtgcgtttgctggcttttaccgctgagtggcgctatatacaGTAACTACAGACTGAGgcctcaggccttagttcattctctccaggattaatgagccacaGCTCGTCTAGAGCCGCGCATACagtagttgcagataaaatcaagtaaaacattgtaattaaacgaattcataatcacagtagtaacatgtacagatttaaaattaaaattaatttaaatatttttagtatcgaatttaagcaacataaacgttaacacactgagccttaagttttatgtataattagaaaagctacacgtgtagggtcttgcatcatcttatattttgagttctttaaatttgtagtagatttattaactgaaactaaacgaccataaaattaaaacactgtcagattaaataataaaactttataagctacatagcctttataatactctacttttatttagatGCGCTTACAATGACGACAAAACTTGATTGATGAAATTtgcataaatttaaaaagaggcctgaatcactgcaggtctcCAAAATCCTTTAAGTGGGgagaggtgcatttcagtttatcTGAATGTGTAGGTGAGAACAGCTAATTCACACCTGGgaagggtgaataatttgcatttgaatgttgcctgccattgtaaagcacacacagtaacacttaaAGAACAACATCCCAGGACAAATAGGAATAAGTGCCACTGATTATAcggcataaatattattaaatattacaacaaaattcctccgcactcgggaaaactttatgcgtgcgattgAGCGCTGATAAGACTTAGAGTAGGATATTAAAGAGGAGGAGATAAACatcaatagcccacatttagaaaagcagttttatttagactatataaaataatcctgcatctatttttaggcgtcacaatgacgaaaaaaacgttatgatttcgtaaaataattaaagcaaacactattctgtattgttttcggtaaacttgagcgtgtcagaaaataaaccgaaactccgtgtatacgtgaattattaaaatagtcAGGGTAactctccttgctgtttttcccccaacacatttttttttttcactttatttttcaattcaattcaattgaattttatttatatagcgcttttaacaatagtcattgtctcgaagcagcttcacaaaaattaaataaaaaaaataataataataatagtaataataataataaattgtgtatctgtaagaaaaatgtgtctagataataatgagatgaatgaatgaaatgtctctaatgagcaagccgacagtgacagcgacagtggcaaggaaaaactccctgagatggcaataggaagaaaccttgagaggaaccagactcaacaggaaacccatcctcatttgggtaataacagatagagataacatcatgtgtgttatgcagctgaaagtacaatataacagaaattctttaaattaacatgaagtccagttcagcatagggatgagtcagtaggtgcagagggcagatggggtctggatcactgggagcacaggagcagcatgcgtagctccaaccataataagcagaatccagctggagctggtccttctctggatgcctcaggatcctcgcagggttggcctttgtctactaaagctggtacaatctccagatgcttcgggatgggtagaaaagaacagaacagatggagagaattagcgcagttgccattcaggatagatgtactggagtttgaatttatgggatgagttacgcgaatgccagattaaagagatgcgtcttgagtctacttttaaactgggaaactgtgtctgagccccaaacactgtctggaaggctattccaaagttttggagctaaatatgaaaaagctctacccctttttgtagattttgaaattctgggaattacaaaaAACGGAATTACAAGAAACGGAATTACATAAAGCtgaaactttatgcgtgcggctgagcgctgattagactacataGGAAGTTAAAGAAGAGGATCATAATATGTCAcagcgtgcgcctgtgatgagCGTGTGTAACCGGTCACTCCAGTTAGACTTTATTCTGCGTTGTGTGAATCAGACACGGGACACAGGTGGCGGTTCACTGGAAGCATTTAATCTGACACATAAAGGAACAAACAGCCTTCGAGTGAGAATAGCCCTTGTTCTCTCTTCCATACAGTTCCATCAGGAAAAGGGGCAGAATTACAGCATAAATAATTGAACATatgtaaacaaaattaaaaattaaatattaagaaacaTACCTGACACATAAAGGAACAAACAGCCTTCGAGTGAGAATAGCCCTTGttctctataaaataaatatgatgtacatcATGTGcttgatttccacatgtttaaaccaaaattggtaatataacccaaaaaaatgaaaaatgccataaaataatcatgcaaatacattttataacattatacacacaaattGGAGTAaagatatagaaataaaaagaataataaaaataaagatttaattggATTACAGGGAGTCAGAGACAACATACCTCTTCCATACAGTTCCATCAGGAAAAGGGAAGAGGAGGGGACAAAACAGGAAATTGTATTGGCTTTAGATGACATCACAGGATTTAAAGGGGAAAGGGCCTACCTCGAACAGGCATCTACATCAGGTATATGAAATGAacaattttgtgtaaattctaaCAATTTAACAGGTTAATTTCTATACCTGTTACACTCACCCCCCCAgaatttatacaaaattcacAGAGTATATAAACACATGAAAagcaacacacaaacaaaaaaacaggtcaGAAGGATCATTTGGTCCAcattccagaaaaaaaacagaccatcAGCATAGAAAGCTCCCCAACAAAGGGGTGCAAATATGAATGAAGTTGGCCAAACTTCAACACATGTTGCAGACACATACAAAGTGCCCATTACACTTAGAAATATCCAGACCTGATGTAAAGACAGAATTTATAAAGATATATGAGAAAACAAATAACTCAGCATGTCATAcagtgcatgtaaaaaaaaaagtatacaatgTAATA from Clarias gariepinus isolate MV-2021 ecotype Netherlands chromosome 19, CGAR_prim_01v2, whole genome shotgun sequence includes the following:
- the LOC128507760 gene encoding vitelline membrane outer layer protein 1-like translates to MDFVFRIVFPLLVFFFGQFISVSNGHLERPYRSRIEVSNGGRWGSWGHQEMCPFGTYATGFSLKVERAIGDGDDTALNGIALRCSMPAYGTQSYSTVQSDVGSWGTWTQNIWCSSGVLNAFQLRVEGPQGRGDDTAANNIRFSCSSGEIRTGDGMYWGEWGEWSPQCVKTAICGIQTKVEIPQGSGDDTSLNDVRFFCCSLG